DNA sequence from the Acanthopagrus latus isolate v.2019 chromosome 15, fAcaLat1.1, whole genome shotgun sequence genome:
AAAGATTTAATGGATCTCATATTCTGAATGTGCACCACTCTTCCATTTTTTATTCCTGCCTGTTCTCCTCTCAGGATAGTTGGGATGCACCCCGACAGCTTGCGCTTCCTGTGTTTCACTGCAGTTGTCCTGGTGCCGCATATTATAGGTGAGTTGATAAGATTAAGGTGAAAACAGTCATCTTCTACCTTTTCAAAACCAAGGATTATCAGAATTAAAGTACATAATAGGGAgatatttgtcttttgtctttactCTGCTGACAACACTTTGACTGGGAAATACTctaaatataaattatttttagaAAAGTAACCTCAGTATACCCTGTATACAAGCCTACACGTGTTTGACCTAAATAGGGATCCCTTTAATGTCCTGTTTCCACTCTTTATAGTGTTTAGTTGTATGTattagtctgtttttttccttttcctcaggTGAGTTGCTGACTGTGGTGTTATTAGGAGTGGTCCAAAATCCTAACATGGTCAACACTGGAGTGGCTCTTCTCAATATTGCAGGGATCCTGGTGGGATCTGGTTTCTTAAGGTGAGACTTCAAATATGTTTAGAATGTAAATAATAAGTAACTTTAAATCAAGCATGATAGAGCAGCTTTTCAAGCCCTTCACTCTAAATGAAGGAAAACAATTTGCCACTGCTACCTGTAACACAGCatcctcccctcttcttctctaCAGAAGCACCCAGCAGATGCCGGAGGTCTTCCAGTGGCTCAGCTACCTGACCTTCCAGAAGTACAGCTGTGAGCTTCTCATAGTCACAGAGTTCCATGGACTCAACTTCACATGTGGTAAGCTGCTCTCACCATAGAAACATGTGCTGTGTCCATCTaccctgaaaatgaaaaagagacccataatgataataatttaacTCCTTACAGCTCAGACTACGTGTCCCAGCACAAGTTGAACTTAAAATGATTACACGTTACCATCTGCCTTTACAACATTTTGATTACGGTGGCTTTttgtgataacatttttatgactAGTTTGATTTTGTAAAAGATAAATTACTTGGCCTTGACATTATGATCGATGAAATGTCGAGGACAATTCAGTAAAAGACACACCGAAGCTGCAACAACtgttaactctctctctctctgtggtgtgttgtgtttttgcagagaCTTCCAAACCTTACAGGCCGGGAGCCTGTCTGATCACTCAAGGCGATCAGATCATTGATGAGGGCTATCCTGGCGCCCTGTCCCGATACACACTAGACTTTATTCTCCTCTACTCCTTCCTCCctgccctcctgctgctgggCATGATCACCTTCAAGATCAGAGACAAGATTGTACGTCACTGAGACCACAGACACGTTTGTGTCCGAATTGTCATCAAATCATCTGACGTGAAAACTAAACAGCTGAATAGTCCTACTTCTTAAAATGCACCATAGACCAACCTGCTGCTTCAACACTGATGaagctcaaaaaacacacagcacttTCTTCATGATGCAAATGTTTGCACTAATGtcaaattcattatttttcatataaAAGTACAATGTGGTAAATGGAACCAACATATAAATGTGTAGGTTCATTCCAAATTGAAGGATGGACTGCTGTGTACCATCCAGTAATTGAAGAATATACTAATACTATACTTTAAAGGGGTATAATGCTACTGTTGTATTGaatttattacttttttgtttaaatattgttGTGTACCGTGTCATGAATATGAAGCAATGTCTATTGAAATAATGtacaattgtttattttttagaaCATCATCGGTGTACAAAAAGTTTTGATACGTTTAAAATTGTTTCAGAAAGAAATATCTTGCTATACAAGTTGTATGAATTACcaagaaataaataatggaaaatgtataatgtatttACAGACATATAtgatgcatctgtgtgtgacaATAAAGCTGATTGATGTCTGTCTATCTAATCTCTCAtgtctccagctccagtccTTTCCACGACTTGGCTGCATTCCTCTTATACTGATCCAACtcctgaaaacagacaaaaggagaagaaatacaTGAAACTTTCCTTGTGTTAATCTTAATAAAGTACAGTGAATAAGTACAGGTTAttgaacagacagaaagcaaCCCCATAATAGTAAACAAGGGTTATGTCCAGAgacatatacagtaaatgtatatataagGAAGAGATATCATTATGTTTATAACACCAGCAACCTCTGATAGATTAAAATCAGCGCTGCAGTAGAGCTGAACAGTTCAAGGACtccaaacattaaacattaattcAGCCTGGTCACCTGTGGTCAGTGCAACAAAACTTTAGATAGCTGCTAGATTTGCTTCAATCACcagccaaaaaataaagaaagtaaaataaacagaatgcGGCCGGtggacaaagaaacacattttgcactTTGCCTGAGCTACTTTGTTATTTCCTCCTGTCGTTACTTGAAAGTAACCTGTGGAGTTTTGTACTAATAGCACAACAAAATCCCCAAGAAAAACTCAAACTCTctttcaactattaaaatgcatttgttgACACATGTTAgaccttaaaaacaaactccaaTGCATTTTGGCATCAAACCTTGGACTCCCTGACAAAAGTCTGATGCAATGCAAAGAGCAGAAGATATACAGGTGTACACTGGCAGCAAAATACAGAATTCTGCTAACGTTGCAAAGCTGTTACAACAATCTACAAGTCGCAGTAGTTTGCCAGTGCAGTGATGCGCTGGCAAAGGCAGGACTGGAGATAACTGCTTTCTAGTAAACGTGGATATTAACAATGCAGGATTAAAAGTTTTAAGGAAACTTGAATTTGCAGTATCTTATTTACAATATGTTTTCATGAGCAACAGTGAATATAAACTGGATAGGGCACCTTTAATCTCTGCACTGTTGCCTCTTTCAGAACTTGTGATGTGTACTAGTCTCAGTTTGTGCATTTCAAGTGAAAAGATATGTCACCGCTGGCAACCATGCTCTTTTACATTTGGAAATATGACTGCACCTTGGGAAACAggttaaaactgttttatgtcatatagcacaacagaacatttttaaaacagtttagtTATTGGTTATTGGTAACCCGACCAGTTACATTATGTCCCATACAGTGGCAGAACAAGATGACATGCATCAGGTGAGACTACGCGATAACAGCATTGCGACTCCCACGCGGTTACTACAGTTCAAGTGCCAAAGTGGCACCACGGCAGGTCGGTGTGAAGACTACTATCTCTGAGGTTATAACTGAAGGATACAGTACAGCCTGTTAATAAGCctgtgacagaaacactgcTATATACATATAAAGGTTACTGGAGGACAGAGGGTTACTATGGAGCATTAGCCCTGTTTAAGAAAAAGACTTCAGTCTTCAACAGCCGATCTGTTGTCCCTCCGATGAGGTATGAATTCTGATTTAATTCAGTTTAGTTTGGACAGCAGGAGGACGTCAACTGATTCCATTCATGTGCTTTATGTGACCTCAGTGTATGTACAATACAGCTGTGGCTAGGGGGGCTGTTACGTCACTATGCCTCAACTTTAAGACCAAGAGAGAGCAGCAATGACAGACTATACATTTATCAAttataaaaaagaacaaaaacaaagaggaaaaactaCTCCTTATGCCAGGGTTCATGAGTGAAATCTCACGCTGCTTGGGCTTATTTGAAATCTTACCTcctcatgttttaaaaatctgttatcTTCCACAATACAAGgcggtcaaaggtcaaggtcaccaTGCATCTGTTTGACTGATTGATCTCCATGCTGCCAACTCTTGTCACTAAAGAGGCACAGTCTCTCCAGAAGAGTAGATGAATGATGTTGattgatcaaaacatttttacctGGTCCTTCTGGGCTCTCATGGCATCAATCTGAGGCTCACTGTACTGTGGATCCTTAGCTGGATCCTTTAGTTCCCTCTGCTCGCTGGTATTCTTCAAAGACAGAGTCAGTCAGATGGacataaacatataaaatgGATTTACAGGGATCCTTGTTCATGCAAACATGCATATTAAGATCAGAGGGCGGTGACTGAACTACCTCTTGGGGGAAGATGCGGTCATAAACTTTCTTCCAGAGGTCCTTTGGGTTTTTGGCATGCAGAGAAGTAATGTCCATATCAGTAGTGGGAGGGGAACCTAAAGTAAGAGGaacattatttacagtaacagtaacaaaAACTCCTGTTTATGTCAACAAATCTCTAGGCAGACGGCAGCTTTAAATCAGTTAAAAGTCCTTCAAAACAGCAATTGAATATTctatttaaatgcattttaccACTTTTGGCCACAGAGTAGCGCTGTGCTCACCTATTTGGCTGAAGGAGTCAGAGCCTGCTGGAATGATGAGAGGCTTGGTGGAGTCACAGGACACAGTTTTCCTGATCcgaacataaaaataaacagcattaCAACACAGCTGACCAGGAAACTTAAAGTATAATAGTACTGCAACATAAACATCTtcatatatttctttttctcttcgAATCTATAGTATATGATCCAGTTTGAGTTCTCTCTTGAACCTCTAGTAAAATTTTAGTATAATTTCTTACAGCCCTACATGCAAGCATACATGTGAAATCCAAGTATTACCAATTATCATTGATACCACTAAAGACGGACAGTCCCAGTCCATTACTATTTGGTGTATAATTCTTTGTTATCCTGCTCACCCTCTGTCCAGACCAAAAGCCAGGTGGGAGAAGAAGCTCTTGGTTTTTGACATGAGGCTCTCTGACTTGATGCTTGTGAACTGATGAAATGATTACAAATAAGTTGATACAATGGGTGGATTCAAAGAAAGCAGATTGCACAGAgtgcacatttaaatatttttcctgTGTAGTAAAAAGACTTACAATAAGAGAGGCTGCATAGTAGTGGGCAACAAAACGCAGTGTTTTACTGACAACTTTCTTCTTGTCAGAGTCAAATTCCTGTAACACAGATTGAAAAAACTCCTCCAGAATGTTTTGCACGTATTACGCCGGGAAGTAAATTAAGTAAGAGAATTGCCAAGTTACACCACTGCACCAGTGACATTAACACAAGTAACTTGTATGAGTAAAAGAATTAAGTCGtacagatagatagacattTATGTTACCTGAAAGATGTCATATTTGCTGCCAATGATGAGGAGAGGAACAGGAAAGGGACTGATCAGCTCTCTGTcctacacaaaaaaaatcacagttaaaTCAGGAAACATGTTCTTTCTTACATCTGCACTGAACTAAAAACAATTGACCTTTCATTCACAAATGTCTTCACAAAGTCTTATATTATCTTATTCTTACATTTTCTACAATGTGAggacaaaacagctgtttttttctccatgttgaTTTAGTTTGGTAGCatatgtattgtgtgttttaatttttgacATACATTTTCTGTGAGCCTGACTTATGAGCAATCCTTGAATAGTTTGTGTATTTCAAGACTTCTTTAAATATGCTACAACTGTATGTTGCCCTGGACTGAACCAAACGTTAAGTTAAATGGCAAGTGTAATGAGCAGAGGACTGACAGGGTAGTCTTTAGGTAAGACTCGTGCTGTTGACTGGACAGCCGTCGGATGTTTAGCTCCAGGTTTGGTCCTCTGTGCTTGCTGTGCCTTGGAAAGTACTTTCTCCAACTGAGCTTGTGctgcctgcagcagcttctccatTGTTTCCCACAGGGCGTTGGGTTTAGACAGGTCCAGAATGAGAATGACCGATAGAGACCTGGGAAAAGACAGGAACCAAGAAAACTCTTCCTTAACTGGCATTATACTGCTGTTCAAACCAGAATGATTTCAAAGGAaacatgcccccccccccactttaATAGTAAGAAAATATTGAGACAACAAGACCTCAGGAATGTCTGAAAGTGACCTACTTGATGCTGGCAGGAGAGATGGGAATCTGAACCAAGTCTGACAAAGAGGTCCCACCACCCAGCTCCCATAGGTGGGCTATGTCTTTGGGCTAAGTGAGGAAACAACAATCAGTATCAATGCGCCTATCTATTTACAAGTCACTCATTATGTGCAGTTGTTCACACATTCTGTACTTCTGCAGCATTTACTGAAGAACCAGTAGGTCTGAGTAAATAGCATATCATGTCACATAAAGTCACCATCTCTCAAAGTGAGCCTGCTGCATTGTGCTCGAGTACTTGAAGTTGtggtaaatacatttacagtctTTTGTAGCTCTTTACAAGGATGAAGCTTTCAGACACTGTCACAATTTAGCAAGATTATCAACTGAGTGTCTTTATCTCAGTTTGTAAGAGACATGTCCAAAAGTCCAGGGTTTCCTTACTGTGTTGTGTCCTCTGGCCCGTCTACCGAAAGTGTACTCCATTGCCAGAGTTGGCTTGGATGGTTCATCCCTGGTGGATTAAGAAACAGTATTATTGTTCGGCATGATCAAGGTTACTTTAGGTGTTACTTTGTGTCATCATTCATGCAGCTGAAAGATTTGAGACTGACAGGCTGACATGTTTAATTAAGTTTTAGGAGATGTGTCTCTTTAACATTGGTCTACATGCAGCAAATGGAATGGTTTAAGAtcatgttttgtcagttttgagATGATAACCTAGATCACACTCATACTCACCTGTCGAGGCATCTGAGGAGAATGGACGTTTTACCCTGGACGAAGAGAGTAAGGTAAGTTTACTAGCTGCAACTTATGTAGCTAATAGAGTAATAATGTTGCCATTAGAAAGAAATAAATGTGCTGTCCGCGGTCACGGTGGTAAACATACCCCTGCCTTGCTCCCCATCAGAAACACGCTCCTCTCACTGACCGTGtcccctccgtcctcctccccaCCTTCAGTCTCCCGACTGTGGACCTCCGCCGCAGCCAGCTCCCATAGCGTGTCAGAGCTGACAAGTACGAAACAAAAGCGACACATTATTCGACAAAAAACACCTTAATATATCTGTGATGGTGTTAAATTGTGCCAAACTGGTCCCCACCTTATTTTCGGCataacatttgatattttacaaGCAAAGTTAACAAGCTAGCTTAGCTACATGCCTAAAACCGAAGGATACCATTACAAACGTTGCCAGAGTAACagcgcgttttgatgatgtaaTCGGACCTACATCTAAAGGCATTGTGGGGAATGTAGTGCCTTTAATGAAACGAGCTTTGTACCACCTACATAATaacaaaatatgactttttttgCTGCTTGGACTTTTATAGATCCATAGGAAGGTAAACTATCATAATTCAGTTGTAAAGTAACATTTTGTTCACAAATTGGGTGTCTGTTATAAATCAGTTGTGTCACTTTAAATACCAATTCTATACCCCATCTTAGTTTTTATATGCAGGTGTGTAAAATGCAGGTGacacaatacatttatttaatttatttacatcatAGAAAGGAAATCTCCACATAGTTGTTTGCCTAAGTGGATCCCatcatgttaatgttaatattaatgaataataaaaaaaaaaaaaagctgtgttaaACATAACAATAACATATAATGAACCAAtccaataaaatgttataattgCTTCTGGGAGACCTTGATAGTTATTGCCACTTTGAGTTGGTGTAGTCTTTGACCTGAGTTAAGATCTATTGTctataatttattatttatagtGGTCTGGACAATAACTTATAACTGAGACAGTTAGgggacacacaaagacacatttttattcagtagCAGCAAAGTAACAATCCTCTCCCTGATTCAGTTGAATCACAAGCTACTGAAAAGCATGTGGAAAACCTCCAAATCAAATGttaacacatttcacaaacatctgagaaaatactgtacattacaTTATGGCATTCAGTTTACAGCACAGATTTCTTGAACAGAACAGTTGAGATCTTCACAGaatcaaaaacatttcttcaagtaGAGATgatctttaaaatgttgctttgttCAGGAAATCCTAAACAACTTGAAATTCCATTTTGGTTGATTTCTTTGAAAAGCATATGGATGGTAATGAATGGTAagtctgtttttgattttttattttcattaaacagaTGTATTCATGTGGTCTGTCATGACTTTGTCCTGGGCTGGTCACAATAGGGTACATTTTCTAGTAGAAGGCTCTCTCTGGGTCGAAgcactgtgtgtgagagagaaagaataagTTTGTATTGTGAGGAACTATCATTaatttgtgagaaaaacaaagaagaagtcAATATTTCTGGTTTATATTCTTTGTGAACACATGTTACGTGGTATTATGCAGAAGAATGTAAGAATGACATACATAGCTTATTTTCTCCTACATGTTCCATTTGTAAGACGGACTGTCGGAGAATAATTTCCACATCTGAACCCATTTTGATCATCTGTAAAAGCAGAAGGGTAATGAGTGTAGACAGATTATGAGACAATGGGCCCCTTCGAACAAACATGCCATATGCCCCTCTTCTCACATCATCTACCCATACTCTGGTATGGGTAGGGATGGGAATCGAGAACCGGTTCAAGGTGACAACCAGTTTCAAACTGACCGATCCTTCAGAACCATATGCCTCCGAGTTGATCAATTCCTTATATCTATGCTGGTGAGTTTTTCTGCCACTTGGGAATTGCaagacaatgtgtgtgtttatgttgctgGAAAGTTGGGGTCAAGAAGGACTGTACAGTGGCACATCCACTCATGTATATCCAGTCTAAATGTGAACAGTCATGTCAATTTCTGTTGCACTTTCACTGTAccttctgaatgttttcttcagatgtttcatctttgtttttccgGAACTCCTCGTTGATCTTTAACCTTGCGGCTTTGTGAGGGAAGAACAGTAACTGTTAGATGCTTCAGTTATCTTCTTTGGCAAGAGCTGGTTAATAAGCATCAcaaccaacaaagaaaaagccacaGACATCCTTCTTTTAGGATGTAAATCAGTCATGTACATAACTCACCTGTCAATGCTGCGTCATCTTCTTTGAATACAGCCATCCTTGTTCTGTGCAGC
Encoded proteins:
- the lyrm7 gene encoding complex III assembly factor LYRM7, whose translation is MGTRLKVLRAFKALHRTRMAVFKEDDAALTAARLKINEEFRKNKDETSEENIQKMIKMGSDVEIILRQSVLQMEHVGENKLLLRPRESLLLENVPYCDQPRTKS
- the dync2li1 gene encoding cytoplasmic dynein 2 light intermediate chain 1, whose protein sequence is MPKISSDTLWELAAAEVHSRETEGGEEDGGDTVSERSVFLMGSKAGGKTSILLRCLDRDEPSKPTLAMEYTFGRRARGHNTPKDIAHLWELGGGTSLSDLVQIPISPASIKSLSVILILDLSKPNALWETMEKLLQAAQAQLEKVLSKAQQAQRTKPGAKHPTAVQSTARVLPKDYPDRELISPFPVPLLIIGSKYDIFQEFDSDKKKVVSKTLRFVAHYYAASLIFTSIKSESLMSKTKSFFSHLAFGLDRGKTVSCDSTKPLIIPAGSDSFSQIGSPPTTDMDITSLHAKNPKDLWKKVYDRIFPQENTSEQRELKDPAKDPQYSEPQIDAMRAQKDQELDQYKRNAAKSWKGLELET